Proteins from a genomic interval of Kitasatospora kifunensis:
- a CDS encoding DNA polymerase III subunit delta', giving the protein MAVWDDLVGQERVVEQLTAAARAARATVLAGRSGTAEAANASLMTHAWLFTGPPGAGQTTAARAFAAALQCTSPDLELGGTPGCGFCDGCHTVMSESHADVKFVRSDGLSIGVGDMRDLVLRASSYPTGGRWSVILIDAAHRLTEAAANALLKGVEEPSPRTVWLLCAPSVQDTLPTIRSRCRHLVLGTPAADAVADLLVRRDGVDPSVARLAAQVGQGDVERSRRLAVDEQARSRRLDVLRIPLEVADIGGCLAAAQRLVDTAKADAEALAETRDVKETDDLKAVYGAAEGLGGKAPRGMAGAVKELEKRQKSRATRTRRETLGVALLDLLGFYRDVLALQLGSTGALSNEDQRPVLDKVASAGPPEGTLRRMEAILACRRALDRNVDPLLAVEAMTVALRAG; this is encoded by the coding sequence GTGGCCGTCTGGGACGACCTGGTGGGCCAGGAGCGGGTGGTCGAGCAGCTCACCGCCGCCGCTCGGGCCGCTCGGGCCACGGTGCTCGCGGGGCGCTCGGGCACGGCGGAGGCGGCCAACGCCTCGCTGATGACCCACGCCTGGCTCTTCACCGGCCCGCCCGGTGCGGGCCAGACCACCGCCGCCCGCGCCTTCGCCGCCGCCCTGCAGTGCACCAGCCCGGACCTGGAGCTGGGCGGCACTCCCGGCTGCGGATTCTGCGACGGCTGCCACACCGTGATGTCCGAGAGCCACGCGGATGTGAAGTTCGTCCGCAGCGACGGCCTGTCGATCGGCGTCGGCGACATGCGCGACCTGGTGCTGCGGGCGTCCAGCTACCCGACCGGCGGCCGCTGGTCGGTGATCCTGATCGACGCCGCCCACCGGCTCACCGAGGCCGCGGCCAACGCGTTGCTCAAGGGCGTTGAGGAGCCCTCGCCGCGGACCGTGTGGCTGCTCTGCGCGCCGTCCGTGCAGGACACCCTGCCGACCATCCGCTCGCGCTGCCGCCACCTGGTGCTCGGCACGCCCGCCGCCGACGCGGTCGCCGACCTGCTGGTGCGCCGCGACGGGGTGGACCCGTCGGTTGCCCGGCTGGCCGCCCAGGTCGGGCAAGGGGACGTCGAGCGCTCGCGTCGGCTCGCCGTGGACGAGCAGGCCCGCAGCCGTCGTCTGGACGTGCTGCGGATTCCGCTGGAGGTGGCCGACATCGGTGGCTGCCTGGCCGCCGCGCAGCGCCTGGTGGACACCGCCAAGGCGGATGCCGAGGCGCTGGCCGAGACCAGGGACGTCAAGGAGACCGACGACCTCAAGGCCGTGTACGGCGCCGCCGAGGGTCTCGGCGGCAAGGCCCCGCGCGGGATGGCCGGGGCGGTCAAGGAGCTGGAGAAGCGGCAGAAGAGCCGGGCGACCAGGACCCGCCGGGAGACCCTCGGGGTGGCGCTGCTCGATCTGCTGGGCTTCTACCGCGACGTGCTGGCCCTGCAGCTGGGCTCGACCGGCGCGCTGTCCAACGAGGACCAGCGCCCGGTGCTGGACAAGGTGGCCTCGGCCGGGCCGCCCGAGGGCACCCTGCGGCGGATGGAGGCGATCTTGGCCTGCCGTCGGGCGTTGGACCGCAACGTCGATCCGCTGCTCGCGGTGGAGGCGATGACGGTGGCGCTGCGCGCGGGGTGA
- a CDS encoding alpha/beta hydrolase has translation MCSAQPAAPLRTVLTLAVAGLLLTGCSGSDRPHGVPAGTPSSSAGTGASPGAAPAAVTPLQPLPEAVPAQLNSYYTQQLSWQSCDQGFQCATFKVPVDYDHPGDGDLSLGAVRRPADGAGGAQRLGSLLLNPGGPGGSAVQYVEAAAGSYQAPVRAAYDLVGLDPRGVGRSSPITCLSGDRMDAYTAVDTSPDNQAEIDQLVAVDQEFAAGCRAHSGALLGHVSTVEAARDMDVLRALLGEAKLNYVGKSYGTLLGATYAGLFPSRVGRLVLDGAMDPSLTALGENRAQAGGFETAWDSFVRDCDTRDDCPLGRDEQQAGQQLDSLFGSLRSQALPGEGGRQLTESRAVTGVVEAMYAQSLWPQLRDALTAAKSGKGGPLLRLSDSYYERSADGSYPNLMFANMAVNCLDLPAAFASPADVSRAVPDFQQVSPHFGRDMAWMSLACAYWPIKATGAPHTVKAAGAGPIVVVGTTRDPATPYAWAQSLAGQLASGRLLTYDGDGHTAYGRHNDCVDSAVNHYLLEGQPPAQGLRCGS, from the coding sequence ATGTGCTCTGCCCAGCCCGCCGCCCCGCTGCGGACGGTCCTCACCCTGGCGGTCGCCGGGCTGCTGCTCACGGGCTGCTCCGGTAGCGACCGACCGCACGGGGTGCCGGCCGGCACCCCGTCCTCCTCGGCCGGCACCGGCGCCTCTCCCGGCGCGGCTCCTGCCGCCGTCACGCCGTTGCAGCCGCTGCCCGAGGCGGTCCCCGCGCAGCTGAACTCCTACTACACCCAGCAGCTCTCCTGGCAGTCCTGCGACCAGGGCTTCCAGTGCGCCACCTTCAAGGTCCCGGTCGACTACGACCACCCGGGGGACGGTGACCTGAGCCTCGGCGCCGTCCGCCGCCCGGCCGACGGCGCCGGGGGCGCCCAGCGACTGGGCTCGCTGCTGCTCAACCCAGGCGGCCCCGGCGGCTCGGCGGTGCAGTACGTCGAAGCGGCGGCCGGCAGCTACCAGGCGCCGGTCCGGGCGGCGTACGACCTGGTCGGACTGGACCCGCGCGGGGTCGGCCGGAGCAGTCCGATCACCTGCTTGAGCGGTGATCGGATGGACGCCTACACCGCCGTCGACACCAGTCCCGACAACCAGGCCGAGATCGACCAGCTGGTCGCCGTCGACCAGGAGTTCGCGGCCGGCTGCCGGGCGCACAGCGGCGCGCTGCTCGGCCACGTCAGCACCGTCGAGGCCGCCCGCGACATGGACGTACTGCGGGCGCTGCTCGGTGAGGCGAAGCTCAACTACGTCGGCAAGTCCTACGGCACCCTGCTGGGGGCGACCTACGCCGGGCTCTTCCCGTCCCGGGTCGGCCGGCTGGTGCTGGACGGAGCGATGGACCCCTCGCTGACCGCGCTGGGCGAGAACCGCGCCCAGGCCGGCGGTTTCGAGACGGCCTGGGACTCCTTCGTGCGGGACTGCGACACCCGTGACGACTGCCCGCTCGGCCGGGACGAGCAGCAGGCGGGCCAGCAGCTCGACTCGCTCTTCGGCTCGCTGCGGTCCCAGGCGCTGCCGGGTGAGGGCGGTCGGCAGCTGACCGAGTCGCGTGCGGTGACCGGTGTCGTCGAGGCCATGTACGCGCAGTCCCTCTGGCCGCAGCTGCGTGACGCGCTGACGGCGGCCAAGTCCGGCAAGGGCGGCCCGCTGCTGCGGCTCTCCGACTCCTACTACGAGCGGTCGGCTGACGGCAGCTACCCCAACCTGATGTTCGCCAACATGGCGGTCAACTGCCTCGACCTGCCAGCCGCGTTCGCCTCCCCGGCGGACGTCAGCCGGGCGGTGCCGGACTTCCAGCAGGTCTCCCCGCACTTCGGGCGGGACATGGCCTGGATGTCGCTGGCCTGCGCCTACTGGCCGATCAAGGCGACCGGTGCACCGCACACCGTGAAGGCCGCCGGAGCCGGCCCGATCGTGGTGGTCGGCACCACCAGGGACCCGGCCACGCCGTACGCCTGGGCGCAGTCGCTGGCCGGGCAGCTGGCGTCGGGTCGGCTGCTGACCTACGACGGGGACGGGCACACCGCCTACGGGCGGCACAACGACTGCGTGGACTCGGCGGTCAATCACTACCTGCTGGAGGGGCAGCCGCCGGCTCAGGGGTTGCGCTGCGGGAGTTGA
- a CDS encoding TetR/AcrR family transcriptional regulator produces MTPARGDHEARRRDVSAAVWRVLATRGFGALTLRAVAAEMNASTGLLTHYFPNKQALLRTALEVLDQRNQERPRRATPTEGLAALRAVLLDVLPLTAEGADANRIWVSSWDVALADPELATEHAERYRRSRTKLTRHVEAAQARGELPTATPAADLAAAAQSFTLGLVVQALFAPTEFPPERQIKLLDDWLAAAGAAAGTGTEAPATPPAERSPGAAVNSRSATPEPAAAPPAGSD; encoded by the coding sequence ATGACGCCCGCTCGTGGAGACCATGAAGCCCGCCGTCGCGATGTCTCCGCGGCGGTCTGGCGAGTACTGGCCACCCGCGGCTTCGGCGCGCTCACCCTGCGTGCGGTGGCTGCCGAGATGAACGCCTCGACCGGCCTGCTCACCCACTACTTCCCGAACAAGCAGGCCCTGCTGCGCACCGCGTTGGAGGTGCTCGACCAGCGCAACCAGGAGAGGCCGCGCCGCGCGACGCCGACCGAGGGGCTGGCCGCGCTGCGCGCCGTCCTGCTCGACGTCCTGCCGCTGACCGCCGAGGGCGCCGACGCCAACCGGATCTGGGTCAGCTCCTGGGACGTGGCCCTCGCCGACCCCGAGCTCGCCACCGAGCACGCCGAGCGCTACCGCCGCTCACGCACCAAGCTCACCCGGCATGTCGAGGCGGCCCAGGCGCGCGGCGAACTGCCCACCGCGACGCCGGCGGCCGATCTGGCGGCCGCCGCTCAGTCCTTCACGCTCGGCCTGGTGGTCCAGGCCCTCTTCGCGCCGACCGAGTTCCCGCCGGAGCGTCAGATCAAGCTGCTGGACGACTGGTTGGCCGCAGCCGGGGCCGCGGCCGGGACCGGGACCGAAGCCCCAGCCACACCCCCCGCCGAGCGCTCACCCGGCGCGGCGGTCAACTCCCGCAGCGCAACCCCTGAGCCGGCGGCTGCCCCTCCAGCAGGTAGTGATTGA
- a CDS encoding GNAT family N-acetyltransferase, which yields MFAIPLSDTLPAELRPLEPWHAEEFLAHMDRARENLDQFIAFASLTTDLESSRATLRRYADMAAADTGRIYGIWLDGTLVGGVMFPNFDVKHLNCEIGVWAEPAGEGLGLISAGVRHLIEYAVVERGMQRIEWFSSTRNARSRAVAQRAGMRLDGVLRSYYLHNGIRHDKEVWSILADEWLAGDLRPAH from the coding sequence ATGTTCGCCATCCCGCTTTCCGACACCCTCCCCGCTGAGCTCCGCCCGCTGGAGCCCTGGCACGCCGAGGAGTTCCTGGCCCACATGGACCGTGCCCGGGAGAACCTGGACCAGTTCATCGCCTTCGCCTCGCTGACCACCGACCTGGAGTCGTCCCGCGCCACGCTGCGGCGCTACGCCGACATGGCCGCCGCCGACACCGGTCGGATCTACGGCATCTGGCTGGACGGCACGCTGGTGGGCGGCGTGATGTTCCCGAACTTCGACGTCAAGCACCTCAACTGCGAGATCGGGGTCTGGGCCGAGCCGGCGGGCGAGGGGCTCGGGCTGATCTCGGCGGGCGTCCGGCACCTGATCGAGTACGCGGTGGTGGAGCGCGGGATGCAGCGGATCGAGTGGTTCAGCAGCACCCGTAACGCCCGCAGCCGGGCCGTCGCGCAGCGGGCCGGCATGCGCCTGGACGGGGTGCTCCGGTCGTACTACCTGCACAACGGGATCCGGCACGACAAGGAGGTCTGGTCGATCCTCGCGGACGAGTGGCTCGCCGGCGACCTGCGCCCGGCGCACTGA